A single window of Salvia splendens isolate huo1 chromosome 6, SspV2, whole genome shotgun sequence DNA harbors:
- the LOC121808941 gene encoding uncharacterized protein LOC121808941, protein MHRYLFVHIVQTLSACYLYIQQQSDASGRPGLSPLQKYIAAIRQLAYGGPSDMFDKYLHIGDTTGRECPKEFCKGIIKTFSSTYLRKSTHADSKYLLDLHGRVHGFPRKLCSVDCLHWEWKQCLTAWKGQFTAEFKGKYPKMILEAVSNRDCGFSMRNST, encoded by the coding sequence ATGCATCGATATCTTTTTGTGCACATTGTTCAGACGTTGTCGGCGTGTTACTTGTACATCCAGCAGCAGTCTGATGCCAGCGGTAGGCCCGGACTATCGCCGCTACAGAAGTACATTGCTGCAATTAGGCAGTTGGCTTATGGAGGACCGTCTGACATGTTCGATAAGTATCTTCACATCGGCGACACGACTGGCCGCGAATGTCCGAAGGAATTTTGTAAGGGCATCATCAAGACGTTTAGCTCCACATATCTTCGGAAGTCTACCCATGCCGACTCCAAGTACCTGCTTGATTTACACGGGAGGGTGCACGGCTTTCCTAGAAAGTTGTGCAGTGTAGATTGTttgcattgggaatggaagcAATGTTTGACCGcttggaaaggccagttcacggCCGAGTTCAAAGGAAAGTACCCGaagatgatcctcgaagccgtttCTAACCGCGACTGTGGATTTAGCATGCGTAATTCGACGTAG